Proteins from a genomic interval of Lacticaseibacillus pabuli:
- a CDS encoding N-acetyltransferase — translation MLVNYKPDYEKIAMGFLSYEDDLKDLGNLQTELQLYTTDDAHTLLLYRQDDGNFCGIIGLECGGDFVLVRHLSLSPAVRNQETVNNMLDELQVKVKDSKIMGSPETTPLIKKWRDTKKEQSNAADPSAK, via the coding sequence ATGCTTGTAAACTATAAGCCGGATTATGAGAAGATTGCGATGGGTTTTCTGTCCTATGAGGATGACCTAAAGGATCTTGGTAATCTGCAAACAGAACTACAGTTATATACGACGGATGATGCGCACACGCTGTTACTCTACCGCCAAGATGACGGTAACTTCTGTGGGATTATCGGCCTCGAATGCGGCGGGGACTTCGTGCTTGTTCGGCACTTGAGCCTGTCACCAGCTGTGCGTAACCAAGAGACGGTAAACAACATGCTGGATGAACTGCAGGTGAAGGTGAAGGACAGCAAGATTATGGGGTCACCCGAAACCACACCACTGATTAAGAAGTGGCGTGATACGAAGAAGGAGCAGTCAAATGCCGCTGACCCTAGTGCTAAATGA
- the xerD gene encoding site-specific tyrosine recombinase XerD, which yields MNDLIADFVHYLDAERGLAQATQDSYQRDLKRFEKWLDNAGMTTLPVDNGDMLAFFQHEATELSATSMAREQSALRKFYKYMLRQGVVTSNPMELIDSPKPARHLPTVLTGDEVNALLAVPDTGKPLGLRNRAIFELMYATGMRVSEVVNLRLDQLHLSMSLIQVIGKGDKERLVPISDQASGWVQSYLTNSRPQLIRQPNPPEVFVNFHGRKLTRQGIWKNLKVDINAAGIDKDVTPHTLRHSFATTLLENGADLRIVQEILGHADVSTTQLYTHMSTSHIAAVYHKTHPRG from the coding sequence GTGAACGATTTAATTGCAGATTTTGTCCACTATCTGGATGCTGAACGCGGCTTGGCTCAGGCAACGCAGGATTCGTACCAACGCGATCTTAAACGGTTCGAGAAGTGGCTTGATAATGCGGGCATGACCACGCTACCGGTCGATAACGGCGATATGTTAGCCTTCTTCCAGCATGAAGCGACCGAATTGTCCGCAACGAGTATGGCGCGCGAGCAGTCGGCGCTACGCAAGTTTTACAAATACATGCTGCGGCAGGGTGTTGTCACCAGCAATCCCATGGAATTAATTGATTCCCCGAAACCGGCGCGTCACTTGCCAACGGTGCTGACGGGGGACGAGGTTAATGCGTTGTTGGCTGTTCCAGATACTGGCAAACCCTTGGGACTGCGGAACCGGGCCATTTTCGAACTCATGTATGCGACCGGCATGCGGGTGTCCGAAGTGGTGAACCTGCGCCTTGACCAGCTGCACTTGTCGATGAGCCTGATTCAGGTCATTGGTAAGGGGGATAAGGAACGTCTCGTGCCCATCAGTGATCAGGCGAGTGGCTGGGTGCAGTCTTATTTGACGAATTCACGGCCACAATTGATTCGCCAGCCGAATCCGCCAGAAGTTTTCGTGAATTTTCACGGCCGCAAGCTCACGCGCCAGGGAATTTGGAAGAATCTCAAGGTCGACATTAACGCCGCGGGAATCGACAAGGATGTCACGCCACACACACTGCGACACTCCTTTGCCACGACCTTGTTAGAGAACGGGGCCGACTTGCGCATTGTACAGGAAATCCTCGGCCACGCGGATGTGAGTACCACTCAGCTCTACACGCACATGTCAACGAGCCATATCGCTGCGGTTTACCACAAAACACATCCGCGCGGCTAG
- a CDS encoding S1 RNA-binding domain-containing protein, with amino-acid sequence MDFNGQFIDAKVSDVNDDDIFVQYDNVTMPCNKEQFENVPAIGDTVHGFAYEDEHHNPRFSYKLPKISHSEYAFCTVVQTRRDLGVFVDVGLEDKDIVVSLDQLPLESYLWPHRGDQLMVRLNIDKKHRLWADLADASLFQQLSHRAGDEMKNKDVVATAYLLKKVGTFVFTEDRQIGFIHPSERDQEPRLGQILNARVIGIRDEGSLNLSLKPRAYEAIDDDAAMLLAMMQHNGDGRMWLTDKSDPEDIKAQLDISKGAFKRAEGHLLKARLITKEDGYLALVAQDKQATDAEEETDSED; translated from the coding sequence ATGGATTTTAATGGTCAATTTATTGACGCTAAGGTTTCTGACGTTAACGATGACGACATTTTTGTGCAATACGATAATGTCACGATGCCTTGCAACAAAGAACAGTTTGAAAATGTGCCCGCAATCGGTGATACCGTGCACGGCTTCGCTTACGAGGATGAGCACCACAACCCGCGCTTTTCCTACAAGCTGCCTAAGATTTCGCATTCTGAATACGCATTTTGCACCGTTGTTCAGACACGCCGGGACCTCGGTGTCTTCGTTGACGTTGGGCTAGAAGACAAGGATATCGTTGTCAGCCTCGACCAATTGCCACTTGAGAGCTACTTGTGGCCACACCGCGGTGATCAGCTGATGGTGCGCTTGAACATCGACAAGAAACACCGTTTGTGGGCTGACCTAGCCGATGCCTCTTTGTTCCAGCAGTTGTCACACCGCGCCGGCGATGAGATGAAGAACAAGGACGTCGTCGCAACAGCCTACTTGCTGAAGAAGGTCGGGACTTTTGTGTTCACCGAAGACCGTCAAATTGGCTTCATTCACCCTAGCGAACGCGACCAGGAACCACGTTTGGGTCAGATTCTGAACGCCCGTGTTATTGGCATCCGTGATGAAGGTAGCCTTAACTTGTCACTTAAGCCACGCGCTTACGAGGCCATTGATGACGATGCCGCGATGTTGCTGGCGATGATGCAGCACAATGGGGACGGCCGGATGTGGCTGACGGATAAGAGTGACCCAGAAGACATCAAGGCCCAGCTCGACATTAGCAAGGGTGCGTTTAAGCGGGCAGAAGGCCATTTGCTTAAGGCACGTCTGATTACCAAGGAAGATGGCTACTTGGCCCTGGTTGCTCAGGACAAGCAGGCAACGGATGCTGAGGAAGAGACTGACAGCGAGGATTAA
- the pyk gene encoding pyruvate kinase: MKKTKIVSTLGPASNTVDIIVKLIESGANVFRFNFSHGDHEEHLSRMNMVHEAEKITGKTVGILLDTKGAEIRTTVQDTPNGKIELHEGDVLRISMDASLDGHPDKIAVTYPGLYDDTHVGGHVLFDDGLIDVLITEKDEKNRELVTKVQNDGVLGGRKGVNAPGVAINLPGITEKDADDIRFGLDNGIQFIAASFVRKPQDVLDIRELLEEKHAEYVQIFPKIESQEGIDNIDDIMKVSDGLMVARGDMGVEIPFEHVPIVQKSLIKKCNALGKPVITATQMLDSMQEEPRPTRAEVNDVANAVFDGTDATMLSGESANGKYPVASVAAMARINEYTEKAMTDQDAYALQTYANQSVTESVGQAVADTARNLGVKTIVAATNSGYTARMISKYRPKADILAVTFDDITRRGLMVNWGVYPVVAEKPASTDEMFELATKEATDLGFAEEGDLILITAGVPVGETGTTNVMKVQMIGSKLTSGSGVGDQTTVGKAVIATSAAEAVAKMQKGDVLVVKTTDKDYLPAIEKAAAVVVEAGGLTSHAAVVGIAMGIPVVVGAENATTAIADGQVITVDSRRGIVYKGATNAL, encoded by the coding sequence ATGAAAAAGACCAAGATCGTCAGCACACTTGGACCTGCCAGCAACACGGTTGATATCATCGTTAAGTTGATTGAATCGGGTGCCAACGTATTCCGTTTCAACTTCTCACATGGTGATCACGAAGAACACCTCAGCCGCATGAACATGGTTCACGAAGCTGAAAAGATCACCGGTAAGACGGTAGGTATTCTGCTTGACACGAAGGGTGCCGAAATTCGCACCACCGTTCAGGACACACCAAACGGCAAGATTGAACTCCACGAAGGCGACGTACTCCGTATTTCTATGGATGCCAGCCTTGATGGTCACCCAGACAAGATTGCTGTTACCTACCCAGGCCTCTACGACGATACGCACGTTGGCGGCCACGTCCTCTTCGACGATGGTTTGATTGACGTTCTCATTACTGAAAAGGATGAGAAGAACCGCGAACTCGTAACCAAGGTTCAGAACGACGGTGTTCTTGGTGGCCGCAAGGGTGTTAACGCACCTGGTGTTGCTATCAACTTGCCTGGTATCACCGAGAAGGATGCGGACGATATTCGCTTCGGTCTCGACAATGGTATCCAGTTCATCGCTGCTTCCTTCGTACGTAAGCCTCAGGATGTCCTTGACATTCGCGAACTGCTCGAAGAAAAGCACGCTGAATACGTTCAGATCTTCCCTAAGATTGAATCTCAGGAAGGTATCGACAACATCGATGACATCATGAAGGTTTCTGATGGTTTGATGGTTGCTCGTGGTGACATGGGTGTTGAAATTCCATTCGAACATGTCCCAATCGTTCAGAAATCACTCATCAAGAAGTGCAACGCGCTTGGTAAGCCAGTTATCACGGCTACCCAGATGCTTGACTCCATGCAGGAAGAACCTCGTCCTACCCGTGCTGAAGTTAACGACGTTGCCAACGCTGTCTTTGATGGTACTGATGCAACCATGCTTTCTGGTGAATCCGCTAATGGTAAGTACCCAGTAGCCTCTGTTGCTGCTATGGCACGTATTAACGAATACACTGAAAAGGCTATGACTGACCAGGATGCATACGCATTGCAGACATACGCTAACCAGTCCGTTACCGAATCAGTTGGTCAGGCTGTTGCTGATACAGCTCGTAACCTTGGTGTTAAGACCATTGTTGCTGCTACCAACTCCGGCTACACTGCCCGTATGATTTCCAAGTACCGTCCTAAGGCTGACATCCTTGCCGTTACCTTCGATGACATTACTCGTCGTGGTTTGATGGTTAACTGGGGTGTTTACCCTGTTGTTGCTGAGAAGCCAGCATCAACCGATGAAATGTTCGAACTGGCTACCAAGGAAGCTACCGACCTCGGCTTTGCTGAAGAAGGCGACTTGATCTTGATCACTGCCGGTGTTCCAGTTGGTGAAACTGGTACGACCAACGTTATGAAGGTCCAGATGATCGGCTCCAAGCTGACCTCTGGTTCCGGTGTTGGCGACCAGACCACCGTTGGTAAGGCTGTCATCGCTACTTCCGCTGCTGAGGCTGTTGCCAAGATGCAGAAGGGTGACGTTCTGGTTGTTAAGACGACTGACAAGGACTACCTCCCAGCTATCGAAAAGGCTGCTGCGGTTGTTGTTGAAGCCGGTGGTCTTACTAGCCACGCCGCTGTTGTTGGTATCGCAATGGGTATCCCTGTTGTCGTTGGTGCCGAGAACGCAACCACAGCTATTGCTGATGGTCAGGTAATCACCGTTGACTCTCGTCGCGGTATTGTCTACAAGGGTGCTACTAACGCCCTCTAA
- the pfkA gene encoding 6-phosphofructokinase, with amino-acid sequence MKRIGIMTSGGDAPGMNAAVRAVTRKAEHEGLEAYGINYGYAGLLAGDIFKMDSRSADDIINRGGTILYSARFPEFAEEPVQLKGIEQLKKFGIDALVVIGGDGSYHGALRLTEHGFNAIGLPGTIDNDIPFTDFTIGFDSALQTATDAIDKLRDTARSHERTFVVEVMGRNAGDIAMWAGVAGAAEDVIIPEKDFKIEDVAAKLKSARARGQKHGIIVLAEGVMSAAEFAKKLEPFGDFQLRATTLGHVQRGGSPTAFDRVLATRMGVYAVDLLMEGKGGLAIGIQNNKLEYHNMLDLFDSKHQPDMDLYKVAKDLAF; translated from the coding sequence ATGAAACGCATTGGTATTATGACTAGCGGTGGGGATGCTCCTGGCATGAACGCCGCGGTGCGTGCCGTTACGCGGAAGGCTGAACATGAAGGTCTTGAAGCATACGGGATCAACTATGGATACGCTGGCTTGCTTGCTGGTGATATTTTCAAAATGGATTCCCGCAGTGCTGATGACATCATCAACCGCGGCGGTACCATCCTTTACTCCGCTCGCTTCCCTGAATTTGCTGAGGAACCTGTTCAGCTTAAGGGGATTGAGCAGCTTAAGAAGTTCGGGATTGACGCTCTGGTCGTTATCGGTGGCGATGGCTCCTATCACGGTGCCCTCCGTCTGACCGAGCACGGCTTTAACGCTATTGGCTTGCCAGGGACTATCGATAACGATATTCCATTCACCGACTTCACAATCGGATTTGACTCAGCTCTGCAGACAGCGACCGATGCAATCGACAAGCTGCGCGACACTGCTCGTAGTCACGAACGTACCTTCGTTGTTGAGGTCATGGGCCGTAACGCCGGTGATATCGCAATGTGGGCCGGTGTTGCCGGTGCTGCAGAAGACGTCATCATTCCTGAAAAAGATTTCAAGATTGAAGACGTGGCAGCCAAGCTCAAGTCCGCGCGTGCGCGTGGTCAAAAGCATGGCATCATCGTTCTTGCTGAAGGTGTGATGTCCGCTGCTGAATTTGCCAAGAAGCTCGAACCTTTTGGCGACTTCCAGTTGCGTGCAACCACATTGGGCCATGTCCAGCGTGGTGGTTCACCTACAGCGTTCGACCGTGTGCTTGCAACACGGATGGGTGTCTACGCCGTTGACCTTCTGATGGAAGGCAAGGGTGGTTTGGCTATTGGGATCCAGAACAACAAGCTTGAATACCACAACATGCTTGATTTGTTTGATTCCAAGCACCAGCCAGACATGGACCTCTACAAGGTAGCCAAGGACCTCGCGTTCTAA
- a CDS encoding DNA polymerase III subunit alpha, giving the protein MAFAQLRVLSGATMFATPIQINTLAAAAKARGYQALALTDVNVVANLVPFYTAMRAAGLKPLLGMQVRVADDDFILMALSAAGYQQLLRISTYLQLTENPTFDQLPDFTGLACITTEHGLVAAAYAAGDGNLAASHAQKLLAKQPDRFAIGMPLANLQAEFLRFAEVHQWPAVPLGDVRELDAQDAMTIRLLQAIKAGKKFREMTGDRADYLLADAHLVADRIQAAGMPQLLTNCQDLIDAATVTLEFGETQLPSFPIPDDAAPDAATYLRQLSTTGLRQIQGGVIASDYQQRLDRELGVIHDMGFDDYFLIVQDIVHAAQARGIMTGPGRGSAAGSLVAYALGITTVDPLQFNLLFERFLNPNRHQMPDIDLDVEDSRRGEVLQYMYDKYGREHCSQIMAFGTFGARQAIRDAAGALELPSYKLDELIHLIPRNADKVSDIMADKRVSVLMGKEKLTASVLRAAQRLEGIQRTISTHAAGVVLSAGPLTNVVALETSSVGIGVQTQMVKEGVEKVGLLKIDVLGLRTLGILRMMQTAYERIQGQPIDLRTIDLNDPKTLGIFAAGDTTGVFQFESRPMRGVLRKVQPQSFEDVVAVAALYRPGPMQYIDEFAARRHGQRKVEYVSPLLEPILAPTYGIIVYQEQVMQVASSIGGLTLAEADDLRRAMSKKKQAVIDAAKPKFMAGAAQRGVSETDAAQIFDDIERFAGYGFNRSHAAAYGKLAVQMAYFKAHVPAAFYLAQLNANLGASAKIGAFAGEMRQKGVRLLRPDIDRSSRGFVLDGANIRMGLGNLKGLRRDLIDAIIAERKENGHFAGVQDFLLRLDDKWLTETALRPLVAAGALDGREYGRAEMLAQLQGMCAAAQLAGGSRDLLGAVWPKMDAGDLTHGDVLSAEAEVIGFYLNGNPADEYAELLQARGGVPLAQAGGQRTVTVIVLAESVRVISTKAGNRMAFMTVSDQSGQAEVTIFPEAYLQARGLKQGAVYLMRVRGDKEQGGPVPKLLAQSVTAAEPLLAASERKLFLNLGSNPSAEMKKQVWGILAAHHGDSQVIVVIGSERLLLEPRYSVLINADLMAQLGELLPPEALAISPNPDSSQTP; this is encoded by the coding sequence ATGGCGTTTGCACAATTACGGGTACTATCTGGGGCAACAATGTTTGCAACCCCAATTCAAATCAACACGCTGGCTGCGGCTGCCAAGGCGCGCGGCTACCAGGCGCTCGCATTGACCGACGTGAATGTGGTCGCCAATCTCGTGCCGTTTTACACGGCAATGCGTGCGGCAGGGCTTAAGCCACTGCTGGGCATGCAGGTGCGCGTCGCAGATGATGATTTCATCCTGATGGCATTGTCCGCCGCGGGGTACCAGCAACTTCTGCGCATTAGTACATATTTACAGCTAACGGAAAACCCGACGTTTGACCAATTGCCAGACTTTACGGGACTTGCGTGCATTACCACTGAGCATGGTCTAGTCGCGGCAGCATATGCCGCCGGTGATGGCAACTTGGCGGCAAGTCACGCCCAGAAGCTGCTGGCTAAACAGCCTGACCGCTTTGCAATCGGCATGCCGCTAGCTAATCTGCAGGCCGAATTTTTGCGGTTTGCTGAAGTCCACCAGTGGCCCGCTGTGCCGCTGGGCGATGTGCGCGAGCTTGACGCACAGGATGCCATGACGATTCGCCTGCTCCAAGCCATCAAGGCAGGCAAGAAGTTCCGAGAAATGACGGGTGACCGTGCAGACTACCTGCTGGCGGACGCGCATTTAGTTGCCGACCGGATTCAGGCTGCAGGCATGCCGCAGTTGCTAACTAACTGCCAGGACTTGATTGATGCCGCGACTGTTACGCTTGAGTTTGGTGAGACCCAATTGCCTAGTTTTCCCATTCCTGATGACGCGGCACCCGACGCGGCGACCTATTTACGTCAGTTGAGCACCACTGGTCTTCGTCAGATTCAAGGCGGTGTCATTGCTTCTGACTATCAGCAGCGCCTCGACCGCGAACTTGGTGTCATCCACGACATGGGCTTCGATGATTACTTTTTGATTGTGCAGGATATCGTCCACGCTGCGCAAGCGCGTGGCATCATGACCGGTCCCGGCCGTGGTTCGGCTGCGGGCTCACTGGTTGCTTATGCGCTCGGAATTACGACCGTGGATCCCCTGCAGTTTAATTTGCTATTTGAACGATTTCTCAATCCGAACCGCCACCAGATGCCCGATATTGACCTTGACGTCGAGGACAGCCGGCGCGGGGAGGTCCTGCAGTACATGTACGACAAATACGGCCGGGAACACTGCTCACAAATCATGGCCTTTGGAACTTTCGGTGCGCGGCAAGCAATTCGCGATGCCGCTGGTGCGCTGGAACTGCCATCCTACAAGCTGGATGAACTGATTCACTTGATTCCGCGGAATGCGGACAAGGTGAGTGACATTATGGCGGACAAGCGTGTCTCGGTGCTGATGGGCAAAGAGAAATTGACTGCCAGTGTGTTACGGGCGGCGCAACGCCTCGAGGGCATTCAACGCACAATTAGTACCCATGCGGCGGGGGTTGTCCTATCCGCTGGGCCACTGACCAACGTGGTGGCACTTGAAACCAGCAGTGTTGGCATCGGCGTGCAGACACAGATGGTCAAAGAGGGGGTCGAAAAGGTCGGCCTGCTCAAAATTGATGTGCTGGGTCTGCGCACCCTTGGCATTCTGCGGATGATGCAGACCGCCTATGAACGCATCCAGGGTCAGCCAATTGATCTGCGCACGATTGACCTGAATGATCCCAAAACGCTGGGTATCTTCGCGGCGGGCGATACAACGGGAGTATTCCAGTTTGAAAGTCGTCCGATGCGTGGCGTTCTGCGTAAGGTGCAGCCACAGTCGTTTGAGGACGTGGTCGCCGTGGCCGCATTGTATCGTCCGGGACCAATGCAATACATTGATGAATTTGCGGCAAGACGGCATGGCCAGCGCAAGGTCGAATATGTCAGTCCCTTGCTCGAACCAATTTTGGCGCCGACGTATGGCATCATCGTCTACCAAGAACAAGTCATGCAGGTCGCGAGTTCCATTGGCGGTCTAACGCTGGCCGAAGCGGATGATCTGCGGCGTGCGATGAGTAAGAAAAAACAGGCGGTCATCGATGCTGCCAAGCCGAAGTTTATGGCGGGTGCCGCACAACGGGGTGTCAGTGAGACCGACGCGGCGCAAATCTTTGACGACATCGAGCGGTTTGCTGGCTACGGGTTCAACCGTAGTCACGCGGCGGCATACGGCAAGCTCGCGGTGCAGATGGCCTACTTTAAAGCTCACGTTCCTGCAGCCTTCTACCTTGCGCAACTCAATGCCAATTTAGGCGCGAGTGCCAAGATTGGCGCCTTTGCAGGTGAGATGCGGCAAAAGGGCGTCCGCTTGTTACGGCCAGATATTGACCGCAGTAGTCGCGGCTTTGTTCTTGATGGTGCCAATATTCGCATGGGCCTGGGTAATTTAAAGGGGCTGCGGCGTGATTTGATTGACGCCATCATTGCCGAACGCAAAGAGAACGGCCACTTCGCCGGCGTTCAGGACTTCCTGCTACGTCTGGATGATAAGTGGCTCACGGAAACCGCGTTGCGGCCGCTGGTTGCGGCTGGCGCACTGGATGGTCGGGAGTATGGGCGTGCCGAAATGCTAGCGCAGCTCCAGGGCATGTGTGCCGCGGCCCAGTTAGCCGGCGGTAGTCGTGACCTTCTTGGGGCAGTTTGGCCCAAGATGGACGCGGGCGATTTGACGCACGGGGATGTCCTGAGCGCAGAGGCTGAGGTGATTGGGTTCTACTTAAACGGGAACCCGGCCGATGAGTACGCGGAACTATTGCAGGCACGTGGCGGTGTCCCGCTCGCGCAAGCTGGGGGGCAACGGACGGTGACTGTAATTGTGCTCGCGGAGAGCGTGCGCGTTATCAGTACCAAGGCAGGCAACCGTATGGCGTTTATGACCGTGAGTGATCAATCCGGTCAGGCTGAAGTGACGATCTTTCCGGAGGCCTACCTGCAGGCACGTGGGCTAAAGCAAGGTGCCGTTTATCTGATGCGCGTGCGCGGCGACAAAGAGCAGGGCGGACCCGTGCCCAAGCTACTGGCACAGAGTGTGACTGCGGCCGAACCATTGCTTGCGGCGAGCGAAAGAAAGCTCTTTCTGAATCTAGGTTCAAATCCAAGTGCAGAAATGAAAAAACAGGTCTGGGGGATTCTCGCTGCGCACCATGGCGACAGTCAGGTGATTGTGGTGATTGGGTCCGAACGGCTCTTGCTTGAACCACGGTATTCAGTCCTGATTAATGCCGACCTAATGGCACAGCTGGGCGAATTATTGCCGCCTGAAGCGCTTGCAATTTCACCGAATCCGGATTCATCGCAAACTCCTTAA
- a CDS encoding YjzD family protein: MRYVMTLIWGVILGQVMGFLAGALTHTDYSPMSSLIYSAIFVLLLFILPVIMKHFATTDQTETK, encoded by the coding sequence ATGCGCTATGTTATGACATTGATCTGGGGCGTCATCCTCGGACAAGTAATGGGTTTCCTCGCCGGTGCGTTAACCCACACCGACTACAGCCCAATGAGCTCACTGATTTACAGTGCGATTTTTGTACTCCTTCTGTTTATCCTGCCAGTTATCATGAAGCACTTTGCGACAACTGATCAAACAGAGACCAAGTAA
- a CDS encoding DUF1836 domain-containing protein produces the protein MSEEESVSNYLQRLATAAWPRWTDLPQFDLYMDQVVQFVNDLIAPAGMGELTPTMINNYVKKGIIAAPQKKKYTRAQLANMIVVAILKPVFSLDTISAGITYQLVNREPQQAYDAFILSFTGAVQKAYADFGGEIVLNTKELEDTTVVQSAMVQLAINAVLQKMLVESLVDLHAPKHTGKKK, from the coding sequence ATGTCAGAAGAAGAATCTGTCAGTAATTACCTGCAACGTCTGGCAACGGCGGCATGGCCGCGGTGGACTGACTTGCCGCAATTTGATTTGTACATGGATCAGGTGGTTCAGTTTGTGAATGACCTGATTGCGCCGGCGGGGATGGGTGAACTGACCCCGACGATGATTAATAATTACGTCAAAAAGGGCATCATTGCCGCGCCACAGAAAAAGAAGTACACCCGCGCCCAGCTGGCCAACATGATTGTGGTGGCCATTTTGAAGCCCGTGTTCAGTTTGGACACGATTTCTGCAGGCATCACGTACCAGCTTGTTAACCGCGAGCCGCAACAGGCATACGATGCCTTTATTCTGAGTTTCACCGGTGCCGTGCAGAAGGCCTACGCTGACTTTGGCGGTGAAATTGTGTTGAACACCAAGGAACTCGAAGACACCACCGTTGTGCAGAGCGCCATGGTTCAGTTAGCGATTAATGCGGTTCTACAAAAAATGTTGGTGGAATCTTTGGTTGACCTCCACGCGCCGAAGCACACGGGTAAAAAGAAATAA
- the rpmF gene encoding 50S ribosomal protein L32 produces MAVPARRTSKTKKAMRRGHIKLNVPNLHFDATTGEYRVSHHVSPKGFYKGEQVVKNDKSDANA; encoded by the coding sequence ATGGCAGTTCCAGCACGCAGAACTTCAAAGACCAAGAAGGCTATGCGCCGCGGTCACATCAAGTTGAATGTGCCTAACTTGCACTTCGACGCAACGACCGGCGAATACCGCGTTTCACACCACGTTTCCCCTAAGGGCTTTTACAAGGGCGAACAGGTTGTCAAGAACGATAAGTCTGACGCAAACGCATAA